A single region of the Nitrososphaerales archaeon genome encodes:
- a CDS encoding gamma-glutamyl-gamma-aminobutyrate hydrolase family protein (Members of this family of hydrolases with an active site Cys residue belong to MEROPS family C26.) has protein sequence MLLLINNISSYLDDLKECLNKTGAKYNIQKYDELNGHSISNYKGIILSGRTNSVKEMNVSNMQTIRTAYKEDRPLLGICYGAEIMALAFNGSLQRLNERIVGDNAVTVKENNLLTNRKSLNVFESHGYHIARLPHELTCVADSINCKYEIIAHANKHMFGTQFHPELSRDGMEILNNFIRLTKS, from the coding sequence ATGTTGTTACTGATTAACAACATTTCTTCATATCTTGATGACCTGAAGGAATGCTTGAACAAAACTGGCGCCAAGTATAACATACAGAAATATGACGAGCTGAACGGTCATTCAATCAGCAATTACAAAGGTATAATCCTGTCAGGAAGAACAAACAGTGTGAAGGAGATGAATGTGTCAAATATGCAAACTATCAGAACGGCCTACAAGGAAGACAGACCGCTGCTCGGCATATGTTATGGTGCTGAAATTATGGCACTAGCATTTAATGGCTCATTACAGCGATTGAATGAGAGAATTGTTGGAGACAATGCGGTGACTGTCAAGGAAAATAATTTACTCACAAACAGAAAGTCCTTGAACGTATTTGAAAGCCATGGATACCACATTGCTAGACTTCCACATGAACTTACCTGCGTAGCTGATTCTATTAACTGTAAATATGAAATTATAGCACATGCGAACAAGCACATGTTTGGTACGCAGTTCCATCCAGAATTGAGCAGAGACGGAATGGAAATTCTCAATAACTTTATCCGGCTGACAAAGTCCTAA